One Gigantopelta aegis isolate Gae_Host chromosome 1, Gae_host_genome, whole genome shotgun sequence genomic region harbors:
- the LOC121373430 gene encoding motile sperm domain-containing protein 1-like has protein sequence MQGLPGPQLGDGRLPIFVFPSALTFYSDDQSSHKQVLTLYNPYDYALKFKVLSTTPKKYTVVDSEGTIRPQCCVDIVIRYLDIRINNEGVKDKFRIQMSEHGKKKILGSKDITSVLLPHREAVSQCDDDFKSLPKQMSLPAEGQSVAAKHGQVHTSASGPGFLVIFTAVACIIALMLPTHGELESKLPDYFHLSLQQKLIAAYILGLVTMVILKV, from the exons ATGCAGGGTTTGCCTGGCCCACAGTTAGGCGATGGGCGACTCCCGATATTCGTGTTCCCGAGTGCTCTGACTTTCTACTCCGATGACCAGTCATCACACAAGCAAGTGCTAACGCTGTACAACCCATATGACTATGCACTCAAGTTCAAAG TGTTGAGTACGACTCCCAAGAAGTATACTGTTGTCGACTCTGAGGGCACCATCCGTCCACAGTGCTGTGTTGACAT agtaATACGATATTTGGACATCAGGATAAATAATGAAGGAGTCAAAGACAAGTTCCGTATTCAGATGTCTGAACATGGTAAAAAGAAAATTCTTG gAAGCAAAGATATTACATCTGTCCTCCTCCCACACAGAGAGGCTGTTTCGCAGTGTGATGACGACTTTAAAAGTCTACCGAAACAAATGTCTTTGCCAGCAGAGGGCCAGTCAGTGGCTGCAAAACATGGACAGG tgcaCACCTCTGCATCTGGTCCTGGTTTTCTTGTGATCTTCACTGCTGTTGCGTGCATCATTGCACTGATGTTGCCCACTCATGGGGAACTGGAGTCCAAGCTGCCAGACTATTTTCACCTGTCCTTACAGCAAAAGCTTATTGCTGCGTACATCTTAG GACTGGTGACCATGGTGATATTAAAAGTTTGA